GTTGGGCCACATCCCACACATGGGCACCCTCAATCTCATCGCACACCCGCATACAGCGGGTACAGAAAATACACCGGTTATGGTCAATGCCAAATTGCGGATGGGACACATCCAGATCCCGATCGGGGAAGCGATAGGGGAAGCGGGTATGATCCATGCCCACCGCGATCGCCATGTCCTGCAACTCGCAGTTGCCATTGGCCACACACACGGCACAAACGTGATTCCCTTCTGAGAACAACAGTTCCACGGTCATGCGGCGATATTCCTGCAACTTCGGCGTTTCGGTTTGGATGTCCATCCCCTCCGCTACCTCTGTCACACAGGCGGGCAGCAGCTTATTGCTGCCCTGAATTTCCACCAAGCACAAGCGACAGGCCCCCACATCCGACACCCCGTCCAGGTGGCACAGCGTTGGAATCGTAATCCCTGCCTGCTTCGCCGCCGCCAGAATACTGGTACCACTCTCCACCGCCACATCGATCCCATTAATCCTGAGCGTTCTCACCGACATAGTGTTCTTACCTCGTCTGAATCCTCTGTCACCAGTTACCTCTTCCCTATTACCTCTTCCCTGTCGCTGGTTGCAGCAATTCCTCATACTCCTGCCGGAAATAGCGCAGGGTGCTCAACACCGGATTCGGAGCCGTCATCCCCAACCCGCACAGACTCGTATCGCGGACCATGTAGCACAACGCTTCCAACCGTTCCAGATCACCCTCGCTGGCCTCACGATTCAGGATCTTGGTCAGCATTTGGTATAGCTGCACCGTCCCTGCCCGACAGGGGATACACTTGCCACAGGATTCACCCCGACAGAATTCCATGTAGAAACGGGCTACATCCACCATATTGGTTTCGTTGTCCATGACGATCATGCCGCCGGACCCCATGATGCTACCCAACTGGGTCAGGGATTCATAGTCGACGGAGGTATCCAAAGCGCTGGCCGGAATGCAGCCACCGGAAGGCCCCCCGGTTTGCACGGCCTTCACCCCGCCAGCAGTGGCAACCCCACCCCCCATTTCTTCAACAATCTGGCGCAGGGTTGTCCCCATTGGCACTTCGATGAGGCCCGTATTGCGAACCTTGCCGGTGAGGGCAAAGACCTTAGTTCCCTTGCTCTTTTCCGTGCCAATTTTGGCGTACCACTCAGCTCCTTCCCGGATAATGGCGGGAATGTTGGCCAGGGTTTCCACGTTGTTGATCAGGGTAGGACACCCCCACAAGCCTGACTCGGCGGGATAGGGGGGACGCGGACGCGGATTTCCCCGCCGCCCTTCGACGGAGGCAATGAGGGCGGTTTCTTCACCACAGACAAAGGCTCCAGCCCCCACGCGAATGTCGATCTTGAAGTCGAAGGGAGAGCCAAAGATCTGGCTGCCCAAAAGGCTGTAGCGCTTGGCCTGTTGAATGGCCTTTTGCAGATGCCGGATCGCTAGAGGATATTCAGCCCGCACGTAGATGAAGCCGTGGTTGGCCCCGATCGCATACCCCGCGATCGCCATGCCCTCCAGCACCCGATGGGGATCACTCTCCAACACACTGCGATCCATAAAGGCACCAGGATCACCCTCGTCCGCATTGCAGATAACGTATTTCTGGCCCGCGGGCATCTTGGCTACCGTGGCCCACTTCAAGCCAGTGGGATAACCACCCCCCCCCCGGCCCCGCAGCCCACTGCGGGTGATTTCGTCCACCACTTCCGCCGGATCATATTCGTACAGCACCCGATATAACTGCTGGTACCCCCCAACGGCGATGTATTCCTCAATCCGTTCCGGGTCAATCTTGCCGCTGTTTTCCAACACAATGGGAAACTGACGGGCAAAGAAGGGATGGTTGCGATCGCCCAAGGGAGCCGTGGCTTCGCCACCCTTGAGCGCCTTGACGATCGAAGCCGCATCCGCAGTGGTCACCTGTTCATAGAGAATCGGCTCGCGATCACCCTCGCGGCTGACCACCTCCACCAGGGGACCCCGGCCACAAAAGCGCATACAACCCACACTGCACACCTCAGTCGAGGCCCCCAGCCCCTCAGCATCGACGGCAGCTTCCAGTTGAGCCTTTACCGCCGCTGATCCAGAGGAAAGGCACCCGGCAGCCGTACAGCAGTGAATCCGGGTTGATTTCTGACGATCGCGTTCCTTTTGCCTGATCGCAAGCAGTTCAGCTAAATCCATAGGTCACAGTCCTTAGCGGCTGGCAACAAAATCAATGCAAAATCAATGCAAAATCAATGCAAAATTCAAAAGGCAAAATGCTGTGAAAACCGGTGTTGACGGCGGGTATGGCGGGGCAATAGAAGGGCAGGTACTGAGGGCGCGATCGATGAATACAGATGAATACAGACGCTCCTAGTTCAACCCACCCCTACGCCCTGAAAATTAGGACGCTGCGTCGGGGAGCCACTCCTTGATCGCTGCGAGGACACTTTCTGGCGTTTGCTTCCCAGCAACACGACCATCAAAGACGGCAGCCGGGGCAATGCCACAGGCCCCAATACACCGGGCCGTGACCAACGACACCTGACCATCGGGAGTGGTTTCCCCCTCCTTCAGGCCCATTTCTCGCTCCAAGGCCGCCAGGAGTTCCCCCGCACCTTTGACATAACAGGCAGTCCCCAGACAAACCACACAACTGTGGGCACCACTAGGCTTGAGGGAAAACAGGTGATAAAACGTAGCAACGCCATAGACACGACTCAAGGGCAACTTCAGCCCCCGCGCAATGTAGTACAACACGTCCTCTTCTAAATAGCCAAACGCCTCCTGCGCCTTGTGGAGAACCTCAATCAACGCATCAGACCGATACTGGTTGCGCTTCATGGTGATGTCCAGAACCTTAAAGCGCTTATCCCCACTGGGATGTTCGTTGATGGCAGAAGGAGGTTGACGATCGATGGTTGGGGTTGACGATAGTGGCGACATCCGACTTCCTTTAAACCTAAAGAATTAATGAAGAAACTGTAAACCTAACTCAAAAACTGGACTTCCAAAATTGTCCTTCCCTAAGGTTTTAGCAGGCGCCGCTCCTTGCATAAATATTTATGACAAGTGGGCTGGCAATGGCTTCCTGTCTGGAGTTGCAGCATTGAGAATGTGTTTATCTGTCGCGATAATTACTGTAATTCAAAACAGGTTCAGAACTGGAGTAACTGACATTGAAAAAATCTGAAATTATTGTCGCATCTCCTTCCCTTGCCTAACCCATAACTTTAGATTCTTTTGAGGAATGCGGTTCTCCTGAGGTGATGGAGTCAACCGTATCGGTAACTACAAGTTAAAGAGCCGAAACGCTGAGTTGATGGTGGGGGAGCGCGTAGCACCCCCACCATAGACCCAGGGCAGGAATGCTATAAGTTGAGGAAAATGTGGAGGTATCCTGATGAAACGTCGTAATTTTATGGGCTGGGTTGGGGTTGGGGGTGTGGTCAGTGCTCTACCCGCCGTGTTATCTGCCTGCAATCCAAACCAAACTGCAACGACTCAGACACCGACGGCTCCCACGGCGGCTGGAGGGTTCCAGGTGGTGGGGCCAGTTGCGGCCCTCGATCAGCCTAGCGGCCTCCTGAATAAGGATTTAGCGCAACCTGTGCTTGTAATTCGAGACCCGGCTAATGCCAATACCTTGGTGGCGGTGAATCCCACTTGCACGCACGAGGGCTGTACGGTTGATTGGAAAAGCGATGCTAAAGCCTTTGTCTGTCCCTGCCATGAGGCCAA
This DNA window, taken from Trichothermofontia sichuanensis B231, encodes the following:
- the hoxE gene encoding bidirectional hydrogenase complex protein HoxE yields the protein MSPLSSTPTIDRQPPSAINEHPSGDKRFKVLDITMKRNQYRSDALIEVLHKAQEAFGYLEEDVLYYIARGLKLPLSRVYGVATFYHLFSLKPSGAHSCVVCLGTACYVKGAGELLAALEREMGLKEGETTPDGQVSLVTARCIGACGIAPAAVFDGRVAGKQTPESVLAAIKEWLPDAAS
- a CDS encoding QcrA and Rieske domain-containing protein, which codes for MKRRNFMGWVGVGGVVSALPAVLSACNPNQTATTQTPTAPTAAGGFQVVGPVAALDQPSGLLNKDLAQPVLVIRDPANANTLVAVNPTCTHEGCTVDWKSDAKAFVCPCHEAKFGETGAPVQGPAKKPLSTYTAKIEGDQVLVNFG
- the hoxU gene encoding bidirectional hydrogenase complex protein HoxU, producing the protein MSVRTLRINGIDVAVESGTSILAAAKQAGITIPTLCHLDGVSDVGACRLCLVEIQGSNKLLPACVTEVAEGMDIQTETPKLQEYRRMTVELLFSEGNHVCAVCVANGNCELQDMAIAVGMDHTRFPYRFPDRDLDVSHPQFGIDHNRCIFCTRCMRVCDEIEGAHVWDVAQRGAAVRMITGLNQPWGEVEACTSCGKCVEACPTGAIFRQGSTVAEMQRDRSTLEFLVTAREKKEWTR
- a CDS encoding NuoF family protein gives rise to the protein MDLAELLAIRQKERDRQKSTRIHCCTAAGCLSSGSAAVKAQLEAAVDAEGLGASTEVCSVGCMRFCGRGPLVEVVSREGDREPILYEQVTTADAASIVKALKGGEATAPLGDRNHPFFARQFPIVLENSGKIDPERIEEYIAVGGYQQLYRVLYEYDPAEVVDEITRSGLRGRGGGGYPTGLKWATVAKMPAGQKYVICNADEGDPGAFMDRSVLESDPHRVLEGMAIAGYAIGANHGFIYVRAEYPLAIRHLQKAIQQAKRYSLLGSQIFGSPFDFKIDIRVGAGAFVCGEETALIASVEGRRGNPRPRPPYPAESGLWGCPTLINNVETLANIPAIIREGAEWYAKIGTEKSKGTKVFALTGKVRNTGLIEVPMGTTLRQIVEEMGGGVATAGGVKAVQTGGPSGGCIPASALDTSVDYESLTQLGSIMGSGGMIVMDNETNMVDVARFYMEFCRGESCGKCIPCRAGTVQLYQMLTKILNREASEGDLERLEALCYMVRDTSLCGLGMTAPNPVLSTLRYFRQEYEELLQPATGKR